The Anopheles gambiae chromosome 2, idAnoGambNW_F1_1, whole genome shotgun sequence genomic sequence cttcggttataaactttatattcatagatattcgacatacgactttttcgacttacgccttgctttgtgacattttttcggtcccaaatacagtcgtatctcgggggacacctgtactGATTCCAAGGGGCGGTTCTGTGGtgcagtcatcaactcgtacgactcaataatatgcccgtcataggttcaaggCTCATATGAATCGTCCCCCCGAAGAAAGTACTAGACTATcctctggtggtggtggtacaaaAAAAGTCTCTAGAGCCTGTGCAGGccagcatgtccgcgtaggactttaccccaaaaagaagaagatgaagactCATATTAAGCTTCTCTGTCCAACATTACCGTTCATGATGAAGAACGCAATTAACATTATATGCGAAATTTGGCTCGTTTGTATTGTAGAGTGATATCGTCATGAAGAGAGATCTACTGTATACGAAATTTCTTTCCTATTGAGTTACTGCAGAGTTCTAGCAGCCACGATTCACAGCCACAAACATTATTAACagtcatatttaaaaaatgattaaaaaactGATCATTTAATTTACGAGGACTaattttaaagttttgttGATTATCCtaagcctttttttgttatcaaaGAGTCTCTACGTGAATTATATACCTTTATTGTATTCATGCATACGTTTGGAAActgattatttattataaGTATGATTACATTTGAAGAGATGAATGTAATGGCGAGACTTCAAATCTCTTTAAGCCAAACTTATTGCTATTACTATGACTACTTTTTTATACATACATTTATATAATCAGGTTCTGTATTCTGCGTCTATGTACTGGCGTTATTGAGCGGTCAATAATGGTCTTTGCACAAAAGGCCAATCACAGGCTGCGTGATTTCCAATCAAtaaagcatcaatttttggaagATTCTCAAATGATTTAAAGCAATAGGCTTGCAAGGACATGTGAAATTTCATTTATGCGTGAGATGTTAGCATGCCACCATAGTTAAATCTTTTGTCACTGCCAATAGATTGCGGGCCTGTCTTTTACTACAGTCAACTAGTCGTACGTTCATGCCCCCGTATGGACCGAACGTTCCATACGCAGGCTGATACAGACACAATAATGAGTTAGTGGAAGTAAACTGATAGTAAAAACACTTAGTGGTTAAAGCAGACCTAATATTCCAACACACGAATATGTATGTAAAAGTGAAGGGGCGAGCGATCGTTGACACCAGAATTATTTTGTCCCAAAACGAGGTTCCTTTATTACGATCTGATCAACGACTGACGATCAATTCAAGTTCTCCCCTTTATAATAGTTCACTTGCTTGCATCGGACAATACTATCCTGTCACCATTCTTACATGTATGCGTTGAGACGATTCATCTGAGTCCAAGTTTCCCATTGAACAGATAGAAGAAATTCTGTATAACTTTCTTAATGATTTAAACATTGCAAAAGTGAGTTACATCTCTCAAATGAGCATCATACAAACtattcttcctttttcttgaCGATTCTGTGCATACTCTAATTGTTGAGgatttttgctttcaatttaattacaatttaGACACATAGAAAGCAGTACTTGAAACAAGTAACATGGATGCATTTTGAACAAACTGCTGGAGGAGGAATTTGTCGGTACTGTGGAAAGATGATAAAAATGAATCGGGGCTCAACGTGGAACCTAGCGCGCCATATGAGATCGTTTCATGCAGGAATTAAATTCCCCATTGCAACCGGCGAGGATGCAACATCACCAAGATCACCAACACCTACGAATGTATCTGTTGTCACTTCGGACCAGAATGGTCAATCGTCACATGCTGATTTTGCTGGACCGCTATCCACGTTTAACTCAAACAACTTGGACCGGCTGTTGATGCTTGCGTTAATTAAAGACTGCAATCCTTTTACCATGATCGAAGGAAATTACTTCCGGGTTTTCGTTAGTAAGCTAAACCAGCAGTACAAAATGCCGTCAACGAAATATCTTACCAATGAGTTGCTTCCCCGGGTTTACAACGAAACTGTTGAAAGCGTTctattcaaattaaacaagGCGGAAACAATCTCGCTAACGATAGAAGGATGGACAAACTCAAACAATACGAATTTGAAGGCTATAACTGCGCACTTTTTACAAGAAGGATGTAAGCCGACGTCACATCTCTTAGAATGCTTATCGTTTAAGGAGTCTACTGCTGATGAGGATATAGTAGAATGGATTAAAAAAGTAATCAATAAATTCGCCCTGAGAGGCAAAGTCGTCAGTCTGACAAGTAACCATGTGAGCGACATGAAATCTGCATGCTTGAAGCTAGGTCTGCAGCATTATTACTGTTTCGCACACGGTCTCGATACAGTAGTGCAAAACGCCATTACCGACAGCATAATGCAGACGTACgagaaagtaaaacaaatcattctAGATATCAGACAAAGTGACGTTGCAACAAAAACTCTGCTAGAAATGCAAGATAGTTTGAATCTGAAGGATACGAAACTGAAGTGCTACAATGCGAACGATTGGAATTCAACATATGATATGTTATATCGattttggcaaaacaaaattccTGTCCTTGTATGCATGAACTCGTTGCAGGTTGTAACTACCAACATGCAGCCTAACGACTGGAGTACCGTTGAACATTCCGTACAGGTTCTAGGCTATTTTGATGAAGCCGTCAAACATGTATCGTCCGATAGCTTAGTTACGCTTTCCAAAATGGGACTGATTGTAAGGTTACTGCAGCAAAAAGTGATCGAGTTTCAAAGAGATACGAAAAACTTAAAGCCAGATATGCAGGATATGGTTTCGCGATTGATCAGCGGAATTGCCGCTGGATTAGAGCCGTTGAAAAATGACCAGCATGTGTTGCAGGCCATGATTTTGGATCCAAGAATAAAGCAACAGGGTTTGGATAGGGAAAAGGATAACTTTCAGTCAGCTTCCGAAGCGATCATCAAAGCCATTTCGCCCATGTACATGTACTATGAGCTTCCCTCGCCAAAGGTTCAGCAACAGAGCTCAGTGCCAACAAATTCAATCTTCTTCAGCTTTGTAAGTAGCTTACCGCAAGCTGAAGCATTGAACAGTCCGAAAGCAGCTGCCAAAGCAGAACTAGATCGATATCTTAAAGCAGATATACTAGCGTTGGATCAGGATCCATTGATGTGGTGGcacaaggaaaaaaataactacCCCAAGTTGTACGATCTCGTGCAGAAGCGATTCTGTATTGCAGCGACAGCAGTACCCTGCGATCGAATGTATACCAAAGCAGGCCGATTGTACAGAGAAAAACGCTGCAAATTGGGCGTCAAAAATGTGCACGAGTTTTTGTTCATTCAGCAAAACTATGACAACGCAAAGTTGGAAGACTTATGAATAGTCTATGTTATTATTTAAGATTTGAATTTGACGTAAGAATTTGAAATGTACTTATTGCTAAGTATAAAATAATTATGATGATAACTGAAACTAACTCCTGCGTTAGATGCACAATGTAGAGTTTTGATAAAATCGCAAACATCCGTAAAGTTCCTGTATTAAATAATCATTCTACGATGGAATTTCCGAGCAACGAAATGATTGGtggtagggtaaatgtaccaatagtggtacaatttgtagtggtaccgatgtgttttaatggatttaaagtgtcaggaaggacaatttctgaatattttaacacataccaattggaatatgttttatctacgcaatcacaactatttttatcatgaaatacatcaaatttacgaaaaaatacatatttttgtgactgcttcgttgtacctataatggtggtatggttcctatagtcgtcgtattgtgttcctatagtggtggtaaacaaagatgcatcaaaaacggggtataatatcaatgaaacttagttttgaagctgtttgcgTATGAATAGCAcagattactgccataatataggtttcttgcgtaatttgatcgtaaaaaaatgtataaatttgatcaatgaaactattgacaaaagtactgcatcacacctgtcgtcaacctacacccggaagagtgtgcttgatttgaagtcaatttttcattcagccatataagcgaattttggcctgtttttggtaaattacctacataaaactcatttctgttgattattttagtgaaaacaatacgacatgtcaaaaatatcctcgaaaaaaatctaaaacgacctgttttcattgattttataactataaccactataggaacatgcctgtgttgtgtacctataatggcactatggtaaaaaaaacacttaaaaatgcataaatatggtcaaaaggcaaataattttagtaaaacaataacatttcataacaattatgttgaaaaactagtaattgcgtggttatgtggtcatttggaacgttaacagaaaaatgagtttcgttatgaaattctaaggattttggaaaaatgtcgacacttttcacaaaataatggatttttcggtcactaagtaatggaatggccccatttaacttttaaaacctttgtaaaaggctaaagaacattttacactaacttaaataacttaattacttctgatttgccgtatgaaccgcattttagtgcaataccaccactattggtactaccaccactataggtacatttaccctattgaAACTTCCTAGTCTTAGTAtggtttttattgcttttttatagTGACTTTTAGTCGATTGGCCTCATTCACCTTTTTAGTTCAATGCAATAATTCTAATCTTAAAATCGAACATTCTGTATTGTAAGCCATTTGTAGCATGCTATTATCTCATATCGGCTAGTCTCGGTTTACTTTAAGCTATCCGttgattttgttaaattaataTGTCTTATTTACATATGGTTTTGGTTGCAGTTCTTTATAAAAGTtagcaataatttaaaaatttaaaagctTTCGCTGGCAATCGTTGTCTGGTGAGAGTATAGTGTCGATGCTCCTCAATGGTCCAATTTGCAAGCGATACGTTCCGTAGTATATCCATCCATTCGGTTAAGCTGTGGCGGACTGCGATATCAACGCCACAAAAACTGCATAGTGgatttttgcaataaaaagatgtGGGTGAGCCGGGTGTGTCACATCTGAAGTCGTGATAGCACTCTCTGGTCTTGGTGTGATTGATGGTCTCTCCATGGTGATATTATGGCCTTGATCGAAACAGCGGCCGTATAACCGTTCCAACTATTAGCGGTGATGAATTTGCTAAGGGGAATGAAGCCTCTTTTCCTTTTGGTTATCCTTTTCCATCGGCCTCTTTGTAGGTCTTGGCATGACATAATCTTGTTTTGTTGAGGTATAGCTGGATCAAACGAATTGGAGTTGGTCGCTCATTTCAACGTCTATAACTATATGAGTAGCAAATACTTGATTTcaaatgtaatttaatttagacAACTAGTCgtgcaaaataaaagaaaatccgTAAGACGCTAACGGCGATTTCATCTTATTACAGAACTCATCAATAATACGTTGCAAAATAGTACAAACACGCGATGCCAAAGGGCATGTAAAGCTTAGCGTTGTTCCTGATCACAGGGTTAGCGTACCCAGCAATCCACTAAAAATCCGATTAAACTGCACAGAAGCTAACGAGcaaacacaaatccacaagCACAGTATCTATCAGGAAGTAGAACGGTCGAAGCAGGAACACCGAAGGATAACTTCTGAAGATGCGGACTCATTAATCACTATGTCGGACGAATCGTTGTCTGATTTTTCTGTGAATAATTCAATGATCGTACATACATTACAGGATGATAATAGTGACATTGAAGATCCTAcatccaaacaaacaacaaccccTGTGTCAAGAGTAGCAGCGAGCAATATCGGCACATCAGAATCGAAAATGATCCGCAAAGCACGCTGCTCAAATTGCAAAACAATGACAGCGATGCTGAAAGCACAGACAAAGTTGCTAATCAATATTCGATCGCAGCAAAAACGTACCACaaatgaaatgttgaaaaatcaaaaaattCTTATGAATCGTATGGCCGCTATGGAGTTACGAATTAAAACATTACTCAACGATGAAAACGCTGACGAGGCGAATAAAAACGCTGACGAATCCATTCCCTTTTTCGATCAGCCACTCGTTGCCAGCCTTGAAGGGCTCGAAAAGTTGGATAAAGATTTGGAGGATGAAGGCTACTTTCGAAACTTGACGAATGAACTACTGATACAAATTGTTGACGAGGATCCTAACAATAGAATGTTGACTGTGCTCGATGCCATATTCGACAAGACATTCTTAACGACATGCTCATGGACGGGCATATCtaaaaaaagcagaaaaatagCAATGGTTTCTTATCAAAATGTcttgaaagttttccaatcAGTTGGTAGTACCCATGAGGACAAGGTAACCAAGGATATGGTACAGTCGTTTTTCATGAACAAGCTGAAACATGCCAAAGAACGGTTGAAAGCGAAAGGGCTGGTGCGATCAAAGTGTCGAACGAGACAAACTTTTACACTGTACAAATGAAAGAGTGAAACATGCTATGGTTATGTATAGTAGTTATGTAGGAtaagaaacaaaatataatgcacttttaaaataaagtaataaacacatataaatgacATGCTTTCCTTGGTCATCTACATTCGAAGTATAAGCATCTTCTATGTATATGTGACATGTTAAATGACATGCTGAAACAGTACTTATCCTCCCAGTTCAGATATCTAACAGTAACACAATCTGTATATTGAACTGACGGCTACAATCTAGAGGTGGTAGAAGAGTTCTGCTATCTTGGGACGatcgttacttcggacaacgacatcagcattGTTGATATGTGAGGTATATTGCACATTGATTCACCTTAGTGGTCCTGAGCGGAGGATACAAACGCTCTATGCGTGTTTGAACGACACATCCTCGGGactatctttggcggtgtgttcgagtATCGAGTttggaggagaaggaagaaCCACGgtgcttgctgagctgtacggtgATAGGACCATTCTGATGGTGACGAAGgttggcaggatacgatggctggggcatgttaTGAGGTTGCTGTTGAAGTGTGAGGGAAACGCAAAGTGGAATACCGAGTGGACTGATttaccaaaagaaaaaaaatacgtcTGTTCGCTTGTACGTTTAATGCAGGAATGATCTTTATTCAGagttcaatgtgtgtgtggcccGATTGGTAATCATTCGGTGTTACCTGATAGGCACTTGTCGTGTCAAGCTGAGAAGTTCAACACTCCTCCTCAACACTGAATGGTTTTATTCCGATCGCTTCCTTAAGTTTTCGAAGTTTCACTGCTTGCAACGGTTTGGTAAGCAAATCAGCTTGCATGTGTTCGGTTGGGCAGTACTGCAGTTTTACGATGCCGTCCCGAACCATATCCTTCACGAAATTAAATTTCGTATCGATGTGCTTTGCTTTGCGTTCGGCTCGGTCTCCTTTAGTCAGCGCAATGCAACTTTGATTGTCTTCGTTGACCAGAACTGGACCATCCagttgctcgccaacatccgcCATCAGTTTCAGGATCCACTTTACTTCCTGTAGACACTCGGCAAGGGAAACATATTCGGCCTCGGTACTAGATAGTGCCACACACTTCTGCTTATGACAGCCCCATCCGATGAGCCCGCCGCCGAACTTAAACACGAACCCCGAGTTGGATTTGCGGTCGCTCTCGTCGCTTGCCCAATCGGCGTCCACAAAACACTCCAGCTTTTGTTCGCCGCTTCCAAGGTACAATACACTATCCAGTGTACCCTTGAGGTAACGTAGTATCCGTTTGGCCTCGTTCCAATCTGCTTCTGATGGATCTTGCACTCTCCTGCCCAGAATGGCTGTGGCGATTGCAATATCGGGTCTGCTGGTCACTGCAGCGTACAACAGAGCTACTATGAGCTCTTTGATACGCTTTTGGCGAATCCAACTTCCTGCCATTCTCCTCCTTTCGTTTTAAGAAGCCGGGATCCATCGGATATTTGGACGGTTTAGCATCCAGCATGCCGAAACGCTCCAGAACTCGTTCCAAATAAGCTTGTTGGTCCATACAGTAACGCCCATCGTTACGCCGAACTCGTATGCCGAGAAAAAATCTTAGGTTACCCATGACGCTGATCGTGAAATTCAGTGTCAAGACGTGGACCACCTCAGAAAATTCTTCCTCCGTGGTACATATGACGATCACATCGTCAACGTAAATGAGAACAAAGATGGACTTACCCGCTTTTTCGCGTATGTACAAACATGGGTCCGCCGTTGATTGGATGAAACCCATAGTTTTCAGTACGTCGTCGATTTTCGTATTCCAGACACGAGCTGCCTGCTTGAGCCCGTAAATGCTGCGATGCAGCCTGCACACTTCGTTCGGGTTATCGCTTTCGAATCCCTGTGGCTGGCGCATAAAAATCTCCTCCTTGAGAAGACCATGTAGATACGCCGTCTTTATGTCAACGTGCTTCGTTAACATCTTCCTTTTACTCGCCAGAACCAGCATCGTCCGGAAAGTAATCTGCTTTATGACGGGGGCAAACACCAGGTCGTAATCCGTCCCGAATTTCTGGCAGAAACCCTGCGCCACCAGCCGTGCTTTATACCGAACGAAATGACCGTCTTCATCCGCCTTACACTTGAAGATCCATTTCGACCCGATAGCCTTCCGGTGTGGTGGCAGCTCCGCTCCACTTTCCATTTTCCTGATGAGAGTGCATTTCTTCTGCCATCGCCGTTTTCCATTCGGCACTCTGAGGACCGGATACAGCTTCCTTATACGTTTTTGGTTCTGCTACACTTTCCTTCACCAGATATACTTCTTCGTCTCATATCTTGCCGGTGGAACGCCAACTGTCGCCCTCTGTGAACGACGAACGGGAGTATTCGACACCTCTGGCACAGCCGCTGGCATCGCCTCCGGTACCGCATCCAGCACCGCCTCCGGCACCGCAGCTCCAGCTTCATCGTCGTTATCGTCCCACAGTCCGCGAAGCCAATTGTTATCATTGTCGTTCCAAAAACCTTGTGGCCAGCCATCGTCTGAACAATCACAACCGTAAAATTCAGAATCGGAGATTGTATCATTGGCCACGTTAGTTTTAGCTTCCCGTTTCGTTTCATCGAGAGACCACTCGATTTCAACGCTTTCAGTCGGATTATCCTCTATTTTGGGATCGCCGTATGTCTGCTCCTT encodes the following:
- the LOC1274781 gene encoding E3 SUMO-protein ligase ZBED1 isoform X1; its protein translation is MENSQTKRSTRSAAPPAVSAEMPELKEEPIDDDISLDHTRQAATETTHQEGFLSSGARDPFLDEMEIGETSITFPNAFLDAFGQDVKTEHPTAEESDLNAEAVEAAGSSTAKRKNCDDEESEEDSSSATKRLPNSTHRKQYLKQVTWMHFEQTAGGGICRYCGKMIKMNRGSTWNLARHMRSFHAGIKFPIATGEDATSPRSPTPTNVSVVTSDQNGQSSHADFAGPLSTFNSNNLDRLLMLALIKDCNPFTMIEGNYFRVFVSKLNQQYKMPSTKYLTNELLPRVYNETVESVLFKLNKAETISLTIEGWTNSNNTNLKAITAHFLQEGCKPTSHLLECLSFKESTADEDIVEWIKKVINKFALRGKVVSLTSNHVSDMKSACLKLGLQHYYCFAHGLDTVVQNAITDSIMQTYEKVKQIILDIRQSDVATKTLLEMQDSLNLKDTKLKCYNANDWNSTYDMLYRFWQNKIPVLVCMNSLQVVTTNMQPNDWSTVEHSVQVLGYFDEAVKHVSSDSLVTLSKMGLIVRLLQQKVIEFQRDTKNLKPDMQDMVSRLISGIAAGLEPLKNDQHVLQAMILDPRIKQQGLDREKDNFQSASEAIIKAISPMYMYYELPSPKVQQQSSVPTNSIFFSFVSSLPQAEALNSPKAAAKAELDRYLKADILALDQDPLMWWHKEKNNYPKLYDLVQKRFCIAATAVPCDRMYTKAGRLYREKRCKLGVKNVHEFLFIQQNYDNAKLEDL
- the LOC1274781 gene encoding uncharacterized protein LOC1274781 isoform X3, translating into MENSQTKRSTRSAAPPAVSAEMPELKEEPIDDDISLDHTRQAATETTHQEGFLSSGARDPFLDEMEIGETSITFPNAFLDAFGQDVKTEHPTAEESDLNAEAVEAAGSSTAKRKNCDDEESEEDSSSATKRLPNSNSSIIRCKIVQTRDAKGHVKLSVVPDHRVSVPSNPLKIRLNCTEANEQTQIHKHSIYQEVERSKQEHRRITSEDADSLITMSDESLSDFSVNNSMIVHTLQDDNSDIEDPTSKQTTTPVSRVAASNIGTSESKMIRKARCSNCKTMTAMLKAQTKLLINIRSQQKRTTNEMLKNQKILMNRMAAMELRIKTLLNDENADEANKNADESIPFFDQPLVASLEGLEKLDKDLEDEGYFRNLTNELLIQIVDEDPNNRMLTVLDAIFDKTFLTTCSWTGISKKSRKIAMVSYQNVLKVFQSVGSTHEDKVTKDMVQSFFMNKLKHAKERLKAKGLVRSKCRTRQTFTLYK